A region of the Sinorhizobium arboris LMG 14919 genome:
ACATTGACGAAAGGAATCTCGTCGGTAAGCGTGAAGGGTTCGAGGCCGGAAAGCCGCATGCGGCGCTCGATCACGGGTACCCGGCGCGGGGGATATTTGGCAACCGCTTCGGCGATGGCGCGGATATGGGCCGGCGTGGAACCGCAGCAGCCGCCGACGATATTGACGAGACCGTCGCGGGCAAAGCCCTCGACCTGCGCCGCCATCTGCTCGGGGCTTTCGTCATAGCGGCCGAACTCATTCGGCAGGCCAGCATTCGGATAGGCGCAGACGAGCGTGTCGGCGACCGCCGAAAGCTCGTCGATATGGGCGCGCATCGCATTGGCGCCGAGCGCGCAGTTGAGCCCGATCGTAAACGGCTCCGCATGGCGCACCGAGTACCAGAAGGCGGTCGGCGTCTGGCCGGAGAGGGTGCGGCCGGAGAGATCGGTGATCGTTCCGGAGATCATCACCGGCAGCCGGATGCCCTTTTCGGCAAAGATTTCCTGGGTCGCGAAGATCGCCGCCTTGGCGTTCAGCGTATCGAAGATCGTCTCGATCAGGATGATGTCGGCACCGCCGTCGATGAGGCCCCGCACCTGCTCGGCATAGGCGAGCCTCAGATCGTCGAAGCTGACGGCGCGATAGCCGGGATTGTTGACGTCCGGCGAGATCGACGCGGTGCGATTGGTTGGACCGAGCGCGCCGGCCACGAAGCGCCGCCGGCCGTCCTCCGCCTCGGCGCGCTTCGCCGCCCGCCGCGCCAGCCGCGCGCCGTCTCGATTGAGATCGTAGACCGTATCCTCCATGCCGTAATCGGCCTGAGCGATCCGCGTCGAGGAGAAGGTGTTGGTTTCGAGGATATCGGCGCCGGCTATGGCATAGTGATAGTGAATGTCCTCGATCGCCTTCGGCTGAGTGAGCGTCAGGAGGTCGTTGTTGCCCTGCTGGTGGCAGGCGCAGCCACCGAAGCGTTCGCCGCGGAAATGGTCCTCCCCGAAACCGAGCTGCTGAATCTCCGTTCCCATGGCGCCATCCATGATGAGGATGCGTTTGGCCGCGGCTTGGGCAAGCTGGCGGAAGATTTCCGAACCATCCGGCTTGGGCGAGACGTGTCCAAAGAGGGCGTCGGCGGCGGACATGGGAGATCTCCCGTTCTGAAAACGACAAGGAATTATCGATTTACTCACATAAAGATATCTTTATGTCAACATACGTGCCGGTCACAATTGAAAATCGGGCAATAAAATAGCCCGCCGCGGGCGCGGCGGGCCGATAGTGCACTTGCAGGAAAGTCTGCAACGGATCTCCGTCCGGAAGTGCGTCGCTTGAAAGGTTAGAGCGGGACGAGGAAAAGTGTGTGCGGTTTTCCGCCCGTCACATCCGCTTCAGGCAATCCTCCAATTCATAGATCGCGCAAAGAATATGATAGAAGGTGCTTGCCGGCGCAGGCTCTTCGACGAAGCTGCCATCCGCCTTCTGCTTGTCGCGCCAGAGGCCGCGGACAGGCACATCCAGGAAGTGCTGCAGGGCGGTTGCGGCGCGCGCAGCCGAAGCCAGATAACGCTCTCGCTCCGCACCTTCCGTCAGAGCTGCAAAGCGGATCGATGCCTTCAGCCACTCCGTCTGCGGCCAAAGTCGCGCCGTCGGATCGGCAACCGAGAAATCATCGAGGAGCGTCATGACGACCACGTCCCGCTCGGGGCATGTTCCATATATCTCGCCGATTTCGAAAAGCCGCCGCGCCTTGACGATCGCCTGCGCATTGCCGCGCCGTTCCGCCCAGCGCAGGAGGAGCCACGCCCATTCGAAATGGTGCCCCGGCTCGATGATACGGCCCTTCTCGCCGGGGAAGGGCGCCCAGTCGTGGTCGAAGAATTCGCGCAGCGCCCCGCTTTCGGCGTCGATGAACCGGTGCATCGCCAGATCCACGATCTCGTCGGCAAGTCTGGCCCAGGCGACGCGGTCGAATCCCTCCACCTCCTCGCTCGCAAGACAGGCCTCCAAGAGGTGCATATGCGGATTGGAGCCGAGCGGCAGGCGCGGCGGGTTATCCTCCTCGAAGCCGGCGAGCGGATGCTTGCAATGAGCCTTGAGCCGTCGCCTGAGATTGTCGCTGCGCCGCGCCATCTCGGCTCTACGCTCCGGCAGGGCTTCCGCCATATGGGCGAAGGCAAGCAAGGCGAAGGCCTGGTTGTAGAGATCGAAAGAAGCATCGATCAGCTTGCCGTCGGCATTCGCCAGCGCCCCGTAAAAGCCGCCCGGCCGTCCGTAGACACGATCGAAATAGAGCAGGCCGCCTTCGGCGGCTGTGCGCCAGTCTCCATCCCAGCCGCGCCGGCCCGCCGCGGCGAAACAGTAGACCTGCCGGGGCTGCACGCGGGAGCGGCGATCGGCGCGCGTCGGTTCGCCCTTCATGTCGATCGTTTCGGCGAAGCCGCCGCCCTCCCCGTCGAAGCCGTTCTGCCGCCAGAGCGGCAAGGCGGCATCCGTCAGCCAAGCTGCGAGTTCGTCCGCCTGGAGATGAATATCCATGCCCATGCGCTTTCCGTCAGCTTTCCAGCTTCAGCGCGCCGTGATCCGCGCCGAGAAGTTCCGCCAGCGCCTCGACCACGAGATTGTGGTCCTCACGCTGCGGCAGGCCGGAGACCGTGACCGCGCCGATGCAGCCCGTTCCCTTGACGACGATCGGGAAGCTGCCGCCATGGGCGGCGAACTCCGCATCCGGCAGACCGAGCTTCGCCTGCAAATTCGTCTGCTGCTTGAGAAGGCCGAGCCCCGTGGCGTAACTGCTCTTGAACAGGCGGAACACCGTATTGCGCTTGCGGCGCACCCAGTTCGGATTGTCCGGCGTCGCCCCTTCCAGCGCGGCATAGAAGACCTGCATGGAAAAGAGCGTGACGTCGATCACGCAGCCGAGCTTGCGTTCCGCGGCCATGCGGCGAAGCGTTGCTCCGAGCTCCCAGGCCGTATCGAGATCGAAGCGCTCGAACTGCAATTGCTGCTCCTGCAGCGCAATCCGGCGCAGATCGTTGTCTATGTTCATGGTGCCTCCGCTTGGTCAGTAGTCGAACTGGACGAGTGGGATGCGCGATCCGGGCGAAAATTCCCCCGTTTGGCCGATTAATCCTTCCAGAGCCATGCGGCGCCGCGCACGCCGGAACTGTCACCGTGCACCGCCTTGCGAATCGGCGTCTCGAAACTGTCGCCGAAGAGATATTTGGTGATCAACGCCGGCAACTCGCCGTAAATCTCGTCGACATTGGACATGCCTCCGCCGAGCACGAATACGTCGGGATCGACGATGTTCGTCAACAGCGCGAGACTGCGGGCCAGCCGGTCGACGAACCGCTCATAGACACCGATAGCCACCGGATCGCCCGCGCGCTTCGCCTCGATGATATCCCGCCCGCGCCGGTCCGCCCCGGTAGTCATACGGTAGTCGAGTTCCAGTCCGGTGCCGCAGGCATACATGTCGAGGCAACCGAGCTTGCCGCACCAGCAGCGGTGCCCCGGATATTCGTCCTTCGTCATCCAGGGCAGCGGATAATGGCCGATCTCGGCGGCGACGCCCTGATAGCCGGCGTGAACCTTCTTGCCGATCGCCAGCCCCCCGCCATGGCCCGTACCCACGATCACGCCGAAGACGACGCCCGCATCCTTGCCCGCCCCGTCGACGGCTTCGGAGACCGCCAGGCAATTGGCGTCGTTGGCCAGGCGCACCTCGCGTCCGAGCGCCGCCGCAAGATCCCGCCCGAGCGGCTTGCCGTTGATGAGCACCGCATTGGAATTGCGCACGATTCCGGTTCGCGGATTGGGACTGCCGGGAATGCCGATGCCGACCGAACCGCGCTCGCCCGCCGTGCTTTCGGCCGAGGCGACGAGATCCACGACGGCGCGGATGCAATCCTCATAGCCGCTGGTGGGTGTCGGGACACGATGCCTGGCACGCGTTTCGCCATCGCGATCGAGCGCGATGACCTCCATTTTCGTGCCGCCCCAGTCGATTCCGATGAACATGTATCTCGTCTTTGAGATGAAGATCGTTGGCGAGGAACGCGGGCAGCCTCTCCTCCGGCGCTCGCGGGCCTTGCTTAGCATCCACCGCATCCGGGACGCTAGCCCCCACCCTCGGGAGGGCCCGCAAATCGGCTGCTGTGACGAAAAACACTTGGCGAAAGAGCCGCGCTTTTGTATGGGTCTATTCCGATGGTCCCGTAGCTCAGCAGGATAGAGCACCAGATTCCTAATCTGGGGGTCGCGCGTTCGAATCGCGCCGGGATCACCAATCTTTCTCGACGCCGTCAGAGTCCCGCACATGGTGACTGCGGTCCGGCGGCTGCATCGAGGCCAGCTGCAACAAGCTCTTCCCGTTCCGCCCGCCGAGAACGAGCTTGGATCCTTCTATTCGCCAGGAAAGTTCGGCTTTCAGCACTTCGAAGAACTTCCGCTCCTGATCCATGACGGCCGGCACGCACATCTTGCGGGTTGCGGCGGCCGGTCCGAAGGTGATCGCCGTATCCGAGAGGCTGAACGCTCCGGTGAAACGATTGCAGCCGGCCATGCCGCCATAGGTCCCGTCTTCGCGAATCTCGAGCGTGGTTTGAAGATCGTCGATGACGCCCCGGCCCCCAATGTCCTCGGCAAGCCACGAACCGACGAGCTCCCCCGGCACCTTTTCGGCGGCGACCGTCTGCAGCGAGGCGAGTTCGGTCAGCACGCAGGCGCAGGCAAGGGCGGTCAGCGCTTTCAACATTTGCGAACTCCTCGGCGGGCAGGCGAATCCCCCGCAGCCAGAGCATTTTAAGAGGCGCGGCACAGGATGCGAGGGAAAAACGGCGGGCTTGCGCTCGCGGCCCGCCTCGGCGGCGGACAGGCCGCGCTCAAAGACAACGTCCGTGCGCCCTTGTTGCCGGCAGCTTTCAGCTGTAGAGCCTTAGTTAAATCGTTAAAACGAGAAGAATACGGGATTTGGCAATGGCATCCGGCGATGACTTGAAGCGCCGTCTGACGATATTGGGCTCCACCGGATCGATCGGAACCAGCACGCTCGACGTGATCGAGCGGCTCGGCGGACGCGATCGTTTCGAGATCGCCGCCCTGACCGGCAACGGCAATATACCGCTGCTGGCCGAGCAGGCGCGCCGCATCGGCGCCGAGCTCGCGGTAACCGCCGACGAACATCGCTATGGTGAGCTCAAGGACGCGCTGAGCGGCAGCGGCATCGAGGTCGCCGCCGGACGAAGCGGGCTCATCGAGGCGGCCAAGCGGGATGCCGGCTGGGTCATGGCGGCGATCGTCGGCAATGCCGGCCTCGGCCCCACGCTGGCGGCTGCCCGTCGCGGCGCCGACATCGCGCTCGCCAATAAGGAATGCCTCGTTTCCGCCGGCAGCCTTTTCATCGACACGGTGGCCGAGGGCGGCGGCCGGCTGCTGCCCGTCGACAGCGAACACAATGCAATCTTTCAGGTGCTGGAAAACGATCAGCGCCATGCCGTGGAACGCATAGTGCTCACCGCCTCCGGCGGCCCCTTCCGCACCAGGACTCTTGAGGAAATGCGGCTCGTGACCGCGGATGCGGCCCGCGCCCATCCGAACTGGTCGATGGGCCTCAAGATCTCGATCGACAGCGCGTCGATGTTCAACAAGGCGCTCGAGATGATCGAGGCACGCCACCTCTTCCGCCTGAAGCCGGAGCAGATCGAGGTCATCGTCCATCCGCAGTCGGTGATCCATTCGATGGTCGGCTACACGGACGGCTCCGTCCTCGCGCAGCTCGGCTGCCCCGACATGCGCACCGCAATCGGCTACGCCCTGTCCTACCCGAAACGCTGCGACCTTCCGGTCGAGCGCCTCGACTTCGCCAGGCTTGCCCGTCTCGATTTCGAGGCGCCGGACGAGGTCCGCTTTCCGGCGATCAGGCTCGCGCGCCGGGCAATGAAGGAAGGCGGCGTCCAGGGCGCGGTCCTGAACGGCGCCAAGGAGACCGCCCTCGAAGCCTTCATCAAAGGCCGAATCGGCTTCCTCGCCATGGCGGAAATCGTCGAAAAGGTGATGGACGCACTTGCCGGCCTCCCGGCCGCAACGAGCATGGACGACGTCTTCGCAGCGGATGAAAGAGCCCGGCGGGCGGCGGCTGAGATGATCCGGTAGCCGGACGTCGTCAAAACAGTCTGCCTCTTCATCCGACCTGCCGCCGCAGACGGAGCGACAGGTGCGACGCCTTGCTTCGCACAGCCGCTACGAAGCAGAGGCTCGCGCCGAGGCGCTCCTCTCTACGTCCGGTCAGAACGGGGAGAGGGCTGGTCGCCGGGTAAGCCTGAGGAGAGCAGCCTCCAGCCTTTGGCTCGCCGGACTTACGCGACCGCTCTTGCCAGCGCACAGCGCGACCAGAGCGAATGCAGCGCGCCGACCAGATGGTCTATGTCGGCATCCGAATGCATGGGCGTCGGCGTGATGCGCAGGCGCTCGGTCTTCTTCGGCACCGTCGGATAGTTGATCGGCTGGACGTAGATGCCGAAATTGTCGAGGAGCAGGTCGGAGATCCATTTGCACTTGGCGGCGTCGCCGACGATGACCGGCACGATATGGCTCGGATTGACCATATGCGGAATACCGCGCTGGTCGAGCAGCGAACGAAGCCGGCGCACGCGCTCCTGATGCGCGAAACGTTCGACCTGGCTTTCCTTCAAGTGGCGGATGGACGCGAGAGCACCCGCAGCGAGCGCCGGCGGCAGTGCCGTCGTGAAGATGAAACCGGACGCAAAGGAGCGGATGAAGTCGCAGAGCGCCGCCGAGCCGGTGATGTAGCCGCCCATGACGCCGAATGCCTTGCCCAGCGTGCCTTCGATGACGGTCAGCCGGTGCATCAGCCCCTCGCGCTCCGCAATGCCGCCGCCGCGCGGACCGTACATGCCGACCGCATGCACCTCGTCCAGATAGGTCATGGCGCCGTATTTGTCGGCGAGGTCGCAGAATTCCTTGATCGGCGCGATGTCGCCATCCATCGAATAGACGGATTCGAAGGCGATGATCTTCGGCGCGCGCGGGTCGGCGGCTGCAAGCTTCGCATCAAGGTCCGCCACCGAATTGTGCTTGAAGATGACGCGCTCGCATTTCGAATGGCGGATGCCCTCGATCATCGAAGCGTGGTTGCCGGCATCCGAAAAAACGATAACGCCGGGAATCTTGGAACAGAGCGTGCCGAGGGCCGCCCAGTTGGAAACGTAGCCCGAGGTGAAGAGCAGCGCCGATTCCTTGCCGTGCAAGTCGGCGAGTTCGCGCTCGAGCAGCACATGGTAATGGTTGGTGCCGGAGATGTTGCGGGTGCCGCCGGCGCCGGCGCCGCATTCGTCGATCGCCTTCTTCATCGCTCCCGTGACGATGGGACACTGCCCCATGCCGAGATAGTCGTTCGAGCACCAGACGGTTACTTCCTGGGCGCCTTCGGCCGTGTAGCGCGTCGCCTTGGGGAAATTTCCCCGATGGCGGGCGAGATCGGCGAAAACCCGGTAGCGGCCTTCCTGATGAAGCCCGTCCAGCTCGCTTTTGAAGAAACTCTCGAAATCCATCATCATCTCCAGTGCCCTGCCGCCTTTCTTTCTTCAAAGCGATCAGGGGGTCAACCCCGGACAGGCTCCAACCGCGCGGACTGCGGCAAAAGGCCTCTCGGCCAGGAGCTTCAGTCATTCTGCCCGGCGCGTATCGTGCCTGGCAAGCCGGAAACGGGACCGAAAATGCCGACACATTTTCAAATCTTTCCAACGTAATCAGGCCGCCGGCGCGGAGCCAGTTTTGAACTGTTCCAAAAGTGGTTACCGCAACTCATTCCCCCGAACTTTGATCGAAGTCAAGCAGTTGCGGAAAAGGACGGCCACGGCCGCCCTTTTCCGATACCAAAGTTTGCCCTCGGAGAGGATGAGGAAAGCTGTTCGAGGTTCTCCGTCCGCATCCCCGCTCCTCCTTTCCGAATGAGTCACCTTCGCGATTCGAACGAGCGAAATTGCGGTCCCCGTTAAGCAGCCGCTACGGCTCGTCTCGCCATCACCTTGACGAGATTGGCGCGATAGGCAGCGCTTGCATGGATGTCGGAGAGCAGGTCCGAATCGTCCACGGTGACATTGGCGACCGCAGCCGGCGACCAGGTGGCAGCAAGCGCCGCCTCCAGGCTCCGATGGCGGAAGACGCCGTTCGCCCCGGCTCCGGTCACGGCAACGCGCACGCCGCCATCGTCGCGGCGGGCAACGAAGACGCCGGCCATCGCATAGCGCGACGCCGGATTTGGAAACTTCTGATAGGCCGCCTTCGCCGGCGCTTCGAACCGGATGGCGGTTACGATCTCGCCGTCTTCCAGGGCCGTCTCGAAGAGGCCGATGAAGAAGTCGTCTGCCTTGACCTCGCGCCTGTCGGTGACGATCACCGCATCGAGCGCCAGCATCGCGGCCGGATAGTCCGCAGCCGGATCGTTGTTGGCGATGGAGCCGCCGATCGTTCCCATGTGGCGGACATGGGGGTCGCCGATGTGGCTGGCAAGTGCGCAAATGGCCGGACAGACAGCGGCGAGCGGAGAGGAGGTCGCGACCTCCTCGTGCGTCGTCGCCGCGCCGATCCTCACCGACCCGACGTCGACGGTGATGCCCTTCATCTCGGCGATGTGCCGGAGATCGACGAGGTCGCTCGGCGCGGCGAGCCGCTGCTTCATCGTCGGAATGAGGGTCATGCCGCCGGAGAGATACTTGCCCTCCGCGGCGGCCCTGATCAGATTCACCGCCTCGTCGACCGAGGAGGCTCTGTGATAGGTGGTCTCATACATCTTACGTCCTCCCGATCAATGCGCGGTATGCACCGCGGCCCAGACCTTCTGCGGCGTCGCCGGCATAGTGAGCTCGTTGTTGCCGATCGCGTCGGTAATGGCGTTGATCAGCGCCGGCGGCGAGCCTATCGCGCCTGCCTCGCCGCAGCCCTTGACGCCGAGCGGGTTGCCCGGACAGGGCGTGTTCGAGGTGGTCACCGTGAACGAAGGCAGGTCGTCGGCGCGCGGCATGGCGTAGTCCATGTAGCTCGCCGTCAGCAGCTGGCCGGTCCCGTCATAATGCACCTCTTCGAGCAGCGCCTGGCCTATGCCCTGCGCCAGCCCGCCATGCACCTGGCCCTCGACGATCAGCGGGTTGATGATGTTGCCGAAATCATCGGCTGCGACAAACTGCACGATCTTCGTCTGGCCGGTTTCCGGATCGACCTCCACCTCGCAGATATGGCAACCGGCCGGGAAGGTGAAGTTGCTCGGATCGTAGAAGGCGCCTTCCTTGAGGCCCGGCTCCATGCCGGGCGGCAGGTTATGGGCCGTATAGGAAGCAAGCGCCACCTGCGACCAGGGAACGGACCTGTCGGTGCCGGCTACCTTGAGCGCGCCGTTCTCGATGACGATGTCGCTCTCGTCCGCCTCCATCAGGTGGGCCGCGATCCTCTTCGCCTTGGCCTCGACCTTGTCGAGCGCCTTGAAGACGGCCGACATGCCGACGGCGCCGGAGCGGGAACCATAGGTCCCCATGCCCATCTGCACCTTGTCCGTGTCGCCGTGAACGATGTTGACGCTGTCGATCGGCACCCCGAAACGCTCCGCAACCACCTGTGCGAAGGTCGTTTCATGCCCTTGGCCGTGGCTGTGCGAACCGGTCATGACCTCGATGGTGCCGACCGCATTGACCCTGACCTCGGCCGATTCCCACAGGCCGACGCCGGCGCCGAGCGAGCCTACGGCGGCCGAAGGCGCCAGACCGCAGGCCTCGATATAGCAGCTCATGCCGATGCCGCGCTTCATTCCCCGCCGCTCGGCTTCCGCCCTGCGCGCGGCGAATCCGCCCCAATCGGCCGCCTCCATGGCCGCCGTGAGCGACGCTTCGTAATCGCCCGCGTCGTAGTTCATGATCACCGGCGTCTGATGGGGGAAGTTGCGGATGAAGTTGATGCGCCTGAGTTCCGCGGGGGAGAGGCCGAGCTCGCGCGCAGCCGTCTCGATCGTGCGCTCCAGGAGGTAGGTGGCCTCCGGGCGGCCGGCGCCGCGATAGGCGTCGACCGGCGCGGTGTTGGTGTAGACGGTACGGACATTGGCGTGGATCGCCGGGATCGCGTATTGCCCGGAGAGGAGCGTCGCGTAGAGATAGGTCGGCACGCAGGAAGAGAAGAGAGACATA
Encoded here:
- the pmi gene encoding mannose-6-phosphate isomerase Pmi gives rise to the protein MGMDIHLQADELAAWLTDAALPLWRQNGFDGEGGGFAETIDMKGEPTRADRRSRVQPRQVYCFAAAGRRGWDGDWRTAAEGGLLYFDRVYGRPGGFYGALANADGKLIDASFDLYNQAFALLAFAHMAEALPERRAEMARRSDNLRRRLKAHCKHPLAGFEEDNPPRLPLGSNPHMHLLEACLASEEVEGFDRVAWARLADEIVDLAMHRFIDAESGALREFFDHDWAPFPGEKGRIIEPGHHFEWAWLLLRWAERRGNAQAIVKARRLFEIGEIYGTCPERDVVVMTLLDDFSVADPTARLWPQTEWLKASIRFAALTEGAERERYLASAARAATALQHFLDVPVRGLWRDKQKADGSFVEEPAPASTFYHILCAIYELEDCLKRM
- a CDS encoding heme-degrading domain-containing protein, translating into MNIDNDLRRIALQEQQLQFERFDLDTAWELGATLRRMAAERKLGCVIDVTLFSMQVFYAALEGATPDNPNWVRRKRNTVFRLFKSSYATGLGLLKQQTNLQAKLGLPDAEFAAHGGSFPIVVKGTGCIGAVTVSGLPQREDHNLVVEALAELLGADHGALKLES
- a CDS encoding ROK family protein gives rise to the protein MFIGIDWGGTKMEVIALDRDGETRARHRVPTPTSGYEDCIRAVVDLVASAESTAGERGSVGIGIPGSPNPRTGIVRNSNAVLINGKPLGRDLAAALGREVRLANDANCLAVSEAVDGAGKDAGVVFGVIVGTGHGGGLAIGKKVHAGYQGVAAEIGHYPLPWMTKDEYPGHRCWCGKLGCLDMYACGTGLELDYRMTTGADRRGRDIIEAKRAGDPVAIGVYERFVDRLARSLALLTNIVDPDVFVLGGGMSNVDEIYGELPALITKYLFGDSFETPIRKAVHGDSSGVRGAAWLWKD
- the dxr gene encoding 1-deoxy-D-xylulose-5-phosphate reductoisomerase, translated to MASGDDLKRRLTILGSTGSIGTSTLDVIERLGGRDRFEIAALTGNGNIPLLAEQARRIGAELAVTADEHRYGELKDALSGSGIEVAAGRSGLIEAAKRDAGWVMAAIVGNAGLGPTLAAARRGADIALANKECLVSAGSLFIDTVAEGGGRLLPVDSEHNAIFQVLENDQRHAVERIVLTASGGPFRTRTLEEMRLVTADAARAHPNWSMGLKISIDSASMFNKALEMIEARHLFRLKPEQIEVIVHPQSVIHSMVGYTDGSVLAQLGCPDMRTAIGYALSYPKRCDLPVERLDFARLARLDFEAPDEVRFPAIRLARRAMKEGGVQGAVLNGAKETALEAFIKGRIGFLAMAEIVEKVMDALAGLPAATSMDDVFAADERARRAAAEMIR
- the hemA gene encoding 5-aminolevulinate synthase, with product MDFESFFKSELDGLHQEGRYRVFADLARHRGNFPKATRYTAEGAQEVTVWCSNDYLGMGQCPIVTGAMKKAIDECGAGAGGTRNISGTNHYHVLLERELADLHGKESALLFTSGYVSNWAALGTLCSKIPGVIVFSDAGNHASMIEGIRHSKCERVIFKHNSVADLDAKLAAADPRAPKIIAFESVYSMDGDIAPIKEFCDLADKYGAMTYLDEVHAVGMYGPRGGGIAEREGLMHRLTVIEGTLGKAFGVMGGYITGSAALCDFIRSFASGFIFTTALPPALAAGALASIRHLKESQVERFAHQERVRRLRSLLDQRGIPHMVNPSHIVPVIVGDAAKCKWISDLLLDNFGIYVQPINYPTVPKKTERLRITPTPMHSDADIDHLVGALHSLWSRCALARAVA
- a CDS encoding FAD binding domain-containing protein codes for the protein MYETTYHRASSVDEAVNLIRAAAEGKYLSGGMTLIPTMKQRLAAPSDLVDLRHIAEMKGITVDVGSVRIGAATTHEEVATSSPLAAVCPAICALASHIGDPHVRHMGTIGGSIANNDPAADYPAAMLALDAVIVTDRREVKADDFFIGLFETALEDGEIVTAIRFEAPAKAAYQKFPNPASRYAMAGVFVARRDDGGVRVAVTGAGANGVFRHRSLEAALAATWSPAAVANVTVDDSDLLSDIHASAAYRANLVKVMARRAVAAA
- a CDS encoding xanthine dehydrogenase family protein molybdopterin-binding subunit; this translates as MGVEGIGARVARKEDKRFLTGKGRYTDDMVVPGMKHAVFVRSPHAHATIRSIDAASAKAMPGVIDVLDGKQLLADGIGNLICGWMIHSKDGTPMRMGAWRPLADNTVRYVGDAVAIVVADSVAQARDAAEAVVVDYDTLPAVTDAIQAMGEGQPQIHPEAPGNLVFDWELGDADAADRAIAAAAHVTELKIVNNRLSPNAMEPRATLGIYDAGDDHFTCYTTSQNPHLARLVMSAFYNVAPENKLRVIAPDVGGGFGSKIYIYPEEVVCLWASKRTGVPVKWTADRTEAFLTDAHGRDHVSMVKMAFDSNNRITALKVDTIANLGAYMSLFSSCVPTYLYATLLSGQYAIPAIHANVRTVYTNTAPVDAYRGAGRPEATYLLERTIETAARELGLSPAELRRINFIRNFPHQTPVIMNYDAGDYEASLTAAMEAADWGGFAARRAEAERRGMKRGIGMSCYIEACGLAPSAAVGSLGAGVGLWESAEVRVNAVGTIEVMTGSHSHGQGHETTFAQVVAERFGVPIDSVNIVHGDTDKVQMGMGTYGSRSGAVGMSAVFKALDKVEAKAKRIAAHLMEADESDIVIENGALKVAGTDRSVPWSQVALASYTAHNLPPGMEPGLKEGAFYDPSNFTFPAGCHICEVEVDPETGQTKIVQFVAADDFGNIINPLIVEGQVHGGLAQGIGQALLEEVHYDGTGQLLTASYMDYAMPRADDLPSFTVTTSNTPCPGNPLGVKGCGEAGAIGSPPALINAITDAIGNNELTMPATPQKVWAAVHTAH